One Roseburia rectibacter DNA window includes the following coding sequences:
- a CDS encoding MFS transporter: MYTLLLLLIYMAFISLGLPDSLLGSAWPIMHEAFSVPLSYAGLVTMIISAGTICSSLMSERLTKKFGTQIVTVCSVLLTAAALFGFSTSSAFYMLCLWAIPYGLGAGAIDAALNNYVALHYSSKHMSWLHCFWGVGTIISPYIMSYALTTSSWQNGYRMVSFLQMGITMILFVTLPVWKVNKTAEQQEEQHEVIGIRGAVKIKGVPQLLLGFFSYCALESTLILWSSSYLVGAKGISAERAAAYAALFCSGITLGRFLAGFVTEKLGDHKMIRLGTTILLAGCAAVLLPIPSDTAALAGLVVMGIGCAPVYPSIIHATPANFGEKNSQAIIGIQMASAYVGSTFMPPVFGLIANHISITLLPAYVLIFIVLMFFMVEKTFRLVR; encoded by the coding sequence ATGTACACACTATTATTACTATTAATTTACATGGCATTTATAAGTCTTGGCTTACCGGACTCTCTGCTTGGTTCGGCATGGCCGATCATGCATGAGGCATTTTCGGTGCCGCTGTCCTATGCGGGACTGGTCACAATGATCATCTCTGCAGGGACGATCTGTTCAAGTTTAATGTCGGAACGCCTGACAAAGAAATTTGGAACACAGATCGTTACGGTATGCAGTGTCCTGTTAACGGCAGCTGCCTTGTTTGGTTTTTCGACGTCGAGCGCATTTTACATGTTGTGCCTGTGGGCGATTCCGTATGGACTTGGCGCAGGAGCTATCGATGCGGCACTCAATAACTATGTTGCACTGCATTATTCATCAAAACATATGAGCTGGCTGCATTGTTTCTGGGGCGTGGGAACAATCATCAGCCCGTACATAATGAGCTATGCACTGACCACCTCATCCTGGCAGAACGGTTACCGCATGGTATCTTTTCTTCAGATGGGGATCACAATGATTCTGTTTGTGACACTTCCGGTCTGGAAAGTCAACAAAACGGCAGAACAGCAGGAAGAGCAGCACGAGGTGATTGGAATACGCGGTGCAGTGAAGATCAAAGGCGTACCACAGCTCTTGCTTGGATTTTTCTCTTACTGTGCATTGGAATCTACACTGATCCTCTGGTCAAGCAGTTATCTGGTCGGTGCAAAAGGTATCTCTGCGGAGCGTGCGGCGGCATATGCGGCATTGTTCTGCAGCGGTATCACGCTCGGAAGATTTTTGGCAGGATTTGTGACGGAAAAATTAGGGGATCATAAGATGATCAGGCTTGGCACAACTATTTTACTGGCTGGCTGTGCTGCAGTACTTCTGCCGATTCCGTCTGACACGGCAGCTCTGGCAGGACTTGTCGTGATGGGGATTGGATGCGCACCGGTCTACCCATCGATCATTCACGCAACACCGGCAAATTTTGGAGAGAAAAATTCCCAGGCGATCATCGGTATCCAGATGGCGAGTGCTTATGTTGGTTCTACATTTATGCCTCCGGTCTTTGGACTGATCGCAAACCATATTTCCATCACACTGCTGCCGGCCTATGTGCTGATTTTCATTGTGTTAATGTTTTTCATGGTGGAAAAGACATTCCGGCTGGTGCGGTAA
- a CDS encoding sensor domain-containing diguanylate cyclase: MNLRQNKEKNAQQMLTGVILTLFIMLLLCTIFTNQDAASVSKLKARQPDKIQYLDDGMVLLSFNINRNESNNGSLVFFTSHQHVTVSTKNNEIYRLDDSGGIWGHTTGNVWNFVKLPTHAETVIVRLEPCYPETAGQIEQYYIGTGNEIYTGILRQSMPTFIASVFILLAGFFITCYWVFIHNSSHIDGTLFYLGIFSILLGLWTANETDVCSLMLLNRRSSAFAAFMFLMIMPIPFLMFVKSFLEINDDKIWKIICDLCILQTVVCSLLHFTGFYEFRRSIWITHISICMVLVYLIAVIIYKIVKKQTDQKLKACMMALTLVIIATIVDMVGYYKTGNNSGMFGRSSFLVFIIILGLESARQAVTSLKKRRRMEELEQFALNDSMTGLYNRNAYDYFINNESDIKNHMVVTFDLNNLKMCNDNYGHSAGDAYIINSAHIIETAFDRFGKCYRIGGDEFCCIIPDATEFQIEHFIQKMHQDVAILNNKNIIPTEVEIACGYALVTPDDTDIEKVRERADEMMYHNKKVLKGLI; this comes from the coding sequence ATGAACTTAAGACAAAATAAAGAAAAAAACGCACAGCAAATGTTGACAGGTGTAATTTTGACATTATTTATCATGCTCCTGCTTTGTACCATATTTACAAATCAGGATGCAGCCTCTGTAAGCAAACTCAAAGCGCGTCAGCCTGACAAAATACAATACCTGGATGATGGAATGGTACTGCTTAGTTTTAACATTAACCGCAATGAAAGCAACAACGGTTCCCTTGTATTTTTTACCTCACATCAGCATGTGACCGTTTCTACGAAAAACAATGAAATATACAGATTAGATGACTCCGGTGGAATATGGGGGCATACAACAGGAAATGTATGGAATTTTGTCAAACTGCCGACACATGCAGAAACAGTCATAGTCAGGCTGGAACCCTGTTATCCGGAAACAGCCGGTCAAATTGAACAATATTATATAGGAACCGGAAATGAAATCTATACAGGCATATTGCGTCAGTCTATGCCCACTTTTATAGCGAGTGTATTTATTCTGTTAGCCGGTTTTTTTATCACGTGTTACTGGGTGTTTATTCACAACAGCAGCCATATAGACGGAACCCTTTTTTATCTGGGGATCTTCTCCATATTGCTTGGACTTTGGACCGCCAACGAGACAGATGTTTGTTCTCTGATGCTCCTAAACAGAAGATCATCTGCTTTTGCTGCTTTTATGTTTCTGATGATAATGCCTATCCCATTTTTGATGTTTGTAAAGAGCTTCCTTGAGATCAATGATGATAAAATCTGGAAAATCATCTGCGATCTTTGTATACTTCAGACAGTTGTCTGCAGTTTGCTGCACTTTACCGGATTCTATGAGTTTCGAAGAAGCATCTGGATCACTCACATTTCCATTTGTATGGTGCTCGTTTATCTCATTGCAGTTATCATATATAAGATTGTAAAAAAACAGACAGACCAGAAACTGAAAGCCTGCATGATGGCTCTTACGCTTGTCATCATTGCAACTATCGTGGATATGGTCGGTTATTACAAAACAGGAAATAATTCCGGAATGTTTGGAAGATCATCCTTCCTTGTATTTATCATAATTCTCGGTTTAGAATCCGCAAGACAGGCTGTTACCAGTTTGAAAAAAAGACGCAGGATGGAGGAACTCGAACAATTTGCACTGAATGATTCCATGACAGGACTCTACAACAGAAATGCCTATGATTACTTTATAAATAATGAATCGGATATTAAAAATCATATGGTGGTTACATTTGATCTTAATAATCTCAAGATGTGTAACGACAACTATGGACACAGTGCCGGGGATGCCTATATCATCAATTCGGCACATATCATAGAGACTGCGTTTGATCGTTTTGGCAAATGTTACCGTATCGGCGGCGATGAATTCTGCTGCATCATACCGGATGCAACAGAATTTCAGATAGAACATTTTATTCAAAAAATGCATCAGGACGTAGCGATACTCAATAATAAGAATATCATTCCGACTGAAGTGGAAATCGCATGCGGATATGCGCTGGTCACACCGGATGATACCGATATAGAAAAAGTGCGTGAACGTGCAGATGAGATGATGTACCATAACAAGAAAGTGTTAAAGGGACTTATTTAA
- a CDS encoding ABC-2 transporter permease: MKGLFKSNFLAVWTNAKIFLLFMFAMGIAVIIIPDQTWQMYFIIIGIVGLAVNAATVIGNEFSSKWGKYKLTLPVKRIDIVKSLYINQLLWIMIGVLFVGIIIALSYLLHGITFEQFEGISGVLVIGISISLTMGAIFIPMVYLAGEDKTIVFLIISLICALGIATMLFNIPLFGTFILIGCSILLFIVSFPLTVGIFKKKEY, from the coding sequence ATGAAAGGTCTTTTTAAAAGCAATTTTCTTGCTGTATGGACAAATGCAAAAATTTTTTTGCTTTTTATGTTTGCAATGGGGATTGCCGTTATCATTATTCCAGACCAGACATGGCAAATGTATTTCATAATTATTGGAATTGTCGGATTAGCAGTAAATGCAGCTACCGTTATTGGAAATGAATTTTCCTCAAAATGGGGAAAATATAAACTTACTTTGCCAGTAAAGCGGATTGATATTGTAAAAAGTTTATATATAAATCAATTATTATGGATTATGATAGGAGTGCTTTTCGTTGGCATTATAATAGCCCTATCCTATCTGTTACATGGAATTACTTTTGAACAATTTGAGGGTATCTCAGGTGTACTTGTAATAGGAATTAGTATAAGTCTTACAATGGGAGCAATATTTATTCCTATGGTTTATTTAGCGGGGGAAGATAAAACCATTGTGTTTCTTATCATATCTTTGATTTGTGCATTGGGTATTGCCACAATGCTTTTTAATATACCGTTGTTCGGGACGTTTATTTTAATTGGTTGTTCTATATTGTTATTTATCGTGTCCTTTCCTTTGACTGTAGGTATTTTCAAGAAAAAGGAATATTAG
- a CDS encoding ABC transporter ATP-binding protein yields MENILELQQVSKTFSKSNFALENVTFSLPYGSILGFVGENGAGKTTTIGCILNTIAKDSGMVKLFGKEMTDADTDMRERIGVVYDGDNFPAYWTAAQLAKVMSGFYKQWDNILFQKFLKEYKLPANQKIKQYSRGMTMKLAIAVALSHHPQLLILDEATGGLDPVVRDEMLDTFLDFVQEEDHSILLSSHITSDLEKVADYITFIHNGKLIMTVSKNDLVYNYAVMRCKENQFLALDPADIIVYRKRDFQIDVLVSDCKAMQRKYKEIVIDHVSVDEIFLLLVRGDHV; encoded by the coding sequence ATGGAAAATATTTTAGAATTACAACAGGTTTCCAAAACATTTTCTAAGTCAAATTTTGCGTTAGAAAATGTGACTTTTTCTCTGCCGTATGGTTCTATTTTGGGTTTTGTCGGGGAAAACGGAGCCGGAAAAACTACAACGATTGGCTGTATTCTAAATACAATCGCCAAAGACAGCGGAATGGTAAAGTTGTTTGGAAAAGAAATGACAGACGCAGATACAGATATGCGGGAAAGAATAGGTGTTGTTTATGACGGAGATAATTTTCCAGCTTATTGGACAGCAGCACAATTAGCGAAAGTTATGTCAGGATTTTATAAGCAATGGGACAATATTTTGTTTCAGAAATTTTTAAAAGAATACAAATTACCTGCAAATCAAAAAATTAAGCAATATTCCAGAGGGATGACAATGAAATTAGCGATTGCGGTTGCTTTATCACACCATCCACAACTGTTAATTCTGGATGAAGCTACTGGCGGACTTGACCCTGTTGTACGCGACGAGATGTTAGATACATTCCTTGATTTCGTACAGGAAGAAGACCACTCTATTTTACTTTCTTCCCATATTACAAGTGATTTAGAAAAAGTGGCAGACTATATTACATTCATTCATAATGGAAAACTGATTATGACCGTATCGAAAAATGATTTGGTTTATAATTATGCGGTTATGCGCTGCAAGGAAAATCAATTCCTTGCATTAGATCCGGCAGATATTATTGTTTATCGGAAACGTGATTTTCAAATTGATGTTCTGGTTTCAGATTGTAAAGCAATGCAGAGAAAGTACAAAGAAATCGTGATAGACCACGTTTCTGTTGATGAAATTTTTTTGCTTTTAGTAAGGGGGGATCATGTATGA
- a CDS encoding GntR family transcriptional regulator, producing MEIIISNNANKPIYEQITSQIKAMIMSGELQAGDAIPSMRSLAKSIHVSVITVQKAYEDLQRDGFIETTVGRGSFVSAQNKEFYQEEQQRIAEEHLQAAAEIGRTSNISLEKLTELLALFYQEDE from the coding sequence ATGGAAATCATTATCAGTAATAACGCCAACAAGCCGATATATGAGCAAATCACATCGCAGATAAAAGCAATGATAATGAGTGGAGAACTGCAAGCCGGAGACGCTATTCCCTCAATGCGTTCACTGGCAAAATCTATTCATGTTAGTGTGATTACCGTCCAAAAAGCATATGAGGATCTGCAAAGGGACGGTTTTATTGAAACAACTGTCGGCAGGGGGAGTTTTGTATCGGCACAAAACAAAGAATTTTATCAAGAAGAACAACAACGTATTGCAGAGGAACATTTACAAGCCGCCGCAGAGATTGGACGGACAAGTAATATTTCCCTTGAAAAATTGACGGAGTTGTTGGCTTTATTCTATCAGGAGGACGAATGA
- a CDS encoding ABC-F family ATP-binding cassette domain-containing protein: MRYKISHALVQFGGDVILRDVNFEVHDKEKIAIVGRNGCGKTTLLRLIAGDISMNNLDSDEECGITMAGKQEIGFLRQVNFTEKDVTVEEEIKKVFEPVFACEKRMRELENEMKTSADKQLLREYDNLQSRMEAMRGYSWQQDMETMFQRFGFALEDLKRPIGSFSGGQQTKVAFIKLLLKRPDIMLLDEPTNHLDLPTIEWLEGYLKTYDKAVIIVSHDRMFLDKVIDVTYEIEYHEIKRYAGNYTAFIKQKEEALIKQEKDYEEQQKEIKRLTDWIEKWKNTPTKVAATRSKRMAIEHMVKIEKPRHFDTKAFHARYVPRMESYTNVIHAKNLEIGYDTVLSKVSFLLQKKDRLAIIGENGKGKSTLLKTLVGELPALGGEFSFGQNVEWSYFDQQKAVQEHFREDQTVLENFWEEYPSYMREEVRSALGGFLFSGEDVEKKMGQLSGGEKVRLALCKMLQTKPNLLILDEPTNHMDIVGKEALEQMLREYEGTVLFVSHDRYFISRIATGILEFSESGVKQYAMSYEEYLAEKQKEMGISPKGQVMSQSARHMAGNYTQNPAGNEKQNQNQSSIKTGKDVPTLTDVFDKKTYYNPGKIRSRLQRQLEKYEKMLEESEEKLAEIKMQFMDPELASDYPKLMELQNALDAEEKNQESLLERMLETETELAEFEEE; this comes from the coding sequence ATGAGATATAAGATCAGTCATGCTCTCGTCCAGTTTGGCGGGGATGTGATTTTACGCGATGTCAATTTTGAGGTGCATGATAAAGAAAAGATTGCCATTGTAGGACGAAACGGCTGTGGAAAGACCACGCTGCTGCGTCTGATCGCGGGCGATATTTCGATGAATAATTTAGACAGCGATGAAGAATGTGGTATTACGATGGCAGGAAAACAGGAGATTGGTTTCCTGCGTCAGGTTAATTTTACGGAAAAAGATGTGACCGTGGAAGAGGAAATCAAGAAAGTATTTGAGCCGGTGTTTGCGTGTGAAAAGCGGATGCGGGAACTTGAAAATGAGATGAAAACTTCCGCGGACAAACAGCTTTTGCGCGAATATGACAACTTACAAAGCCGTATGGAGGCAATGCGGGGATATTCGTGGCAGCAGGATATGGAGACTATGTTTCAGCGGTTCGGGTTTGCGTTAGAAGATCTGAAACGCCCGATCGGAAGTTTTTCCGGTGGACAGCAGACGAAAGTGGCATTTATCAAACTGCTGTTAAAACGTCCGGATATCATGCTGCTCGATGAGCCGACCAACCATCTGGATCTTCCGACAATCGAGTGGTTAGAAGGATATTTAAAGACTTATGATAAGGCGGTCATCATTGTTTCACATGACCGTATGTTTTTAGACAAAGTGATCGATGTGACCTACGAGATCGAATATCATGAGATCAAACGTTATGCCGGCAATTATACGGCATTTATAAAGCAAAAGGAAGAGGCACTCATCAAGCAGGAAAAAGACTATGAGGAGCAGCAAAAGGAGATCAAACGTCTGACGGACTGGATCGAAAAATGGAAAAATACGCCGACGAAAGTGGCGGCGACACGTTCAAAGCGCATGGCGATCGAACACATGGTAAAAATCGAAAAGCCGAGACATTTTGATACGAAAGCATTTCATGCGAGATATGTACCGCGCATGGAAAGCTACACGAATGTGATTCATGCCAAAAATCTTGAGATCGGTTACGATACCGTCTTAAGTAAAGTCTCATTTCTGCTTCAAAAGAAAGACAGACTTGCAATCATTGGGGAGAACGGTAAAGGAAAATCCACACTTTTGAAAACCTTAGTCGGCGAACTGCCTGCGTTAGGTGGTGAATTTTCATTTGGACAAAATGTAGAATGGAGTTATTTTGACCAGCAGAAAGCAGTGCAGGAGCATTTCCGGGAAGATCAGACCGTGCTTGAAAATTTCTGGGAGGAATATCCTTCCTATATGAGGGAGGAAGTCCGCAGTGCACTGGGGGGATTTTTATTTTCCGGAGAAGATGTAGAAAAGAAGATGGGACAGCTTTCCGGCGGAGAAAAAGTCCGTCTCGCACTCTGTAAAATGCTGCAGACCAAACCGAATCTTTTGATCTTAGATGAGCCGACGAACCATATGGATATTGTTGGAAAAGAGGCGTTAGAACAGATGTTAAGAGAGTACGAGGGAACAGTACTTTTCGTCTCACATGACCGTTATTTTATCAGCAGGATCGCAACCGGGATTTTGGAGTTTTCCGAGAGTGGTGTGAAACAATATGCCATGAGCTATGAGGAGTATCTTGCAGAAAAACAAAAAGAAATGGGGATTTCCCCAAAAGGGCAGGTAATGTCACAGAGTGCGCGGCATATGGCAGGAAATTACACACAAAACCCCGCGGGGAATGAGAAACAAAATCAGAATCAGAGTAGTATCAAAACAGGCAAAGATGTGCCGACTTTAACGGATGTATTTGACAAAAAAACATATTATAATCCGGGCAAGATCCGTTCGAGACTGCAGCGTCAGTTAGAAAAATATGAAAAAATGTTAGAGGAGAGCGAGGAAAAACTTGCAGAAATAAAAATGCAGTTCATGGATCCGGAGCTTGCCAGTGACTATCCGAAGCTGATGGAACTGCAGAATGCACTCGATGCGGAGGAAAAGAACCAGGAGAGTCTGTTAGAGCGGATGCTTGAGACGGAGACCGAACTTGCGGAATTTGAGGAGGAGTGA
- a CDS encoding glycerate kinase family protein, whose amino-acid sequence MKVVAAIDSFKGSMTSMEAGNAVKKGILAAKPDAEVWLSPLADGGEGTVDALIEGLGAEKIPVTVAGPLGEKVSCYYGFLEETKTAVMEMASAAGITLVIKKDPLRASTYGVGEMIADALKRGCKNFMIGIGGSATNDGGIGMLKALGFEFFDEDGNDVGEGAAALAKIEVIRTENKNSLLSGAKFQIACDVKNPLCGKQGATYIFGPQKGVTEEQKSKVDEAMKHYADVTKESLGCDFADCEGAGAAGGLGYAFLSYLAGELIPGVELILQATGLEEKMKNADVVVTGEGRLDAQTVMGKAPVGVAALAKKYNAKVIAFAGSVAPEASVCNQAGIDAFFPIVRGVTTLEEAMKKENAMENIAATAEQVFRLL is encoded by the coding sequence ATGAAAGTAGTAGCAGCAATCGATTCATTTAAGGGAAGCATGACGTCCATGGAGGCTGGAAATGCTGTAAAGAAAGGAATTCTGGCAGCAAAACCAGATGCAGAAGTATGGTTAAGTCCACTCGCAGATGGCGGTGAAGGAACCGTGGATGCATTGATCGAAGGCTTGGGAGCAGAAAAAATACCGGTTACCGTGGCAGGACCGCTTGGAGAAAAAGTGTCGTGTTATTACGGTTTTTTAGAAGAGACAAAAACGGCTGTCATGGAAATGGCATCTGCTGCGGGAATCACGCTTGTGATAAAGAAAGATCCGCTGCGTGCATCTACCTATGGAGTGGGGGAGATGATTGCAGATGCCCTGAAACGAGGATGTAAAAATTTCATGATTGGAATTGGTGGAAGTGCAACCAACGATGGCGGCATCGGAATGTTAAAGGCGCTTGGATTTGAATTTTTTGATGAAGATGGAAATGATGTGGGAGAGGGCGCGGCTGCGCTTGCAAAGATTGAGGTGATCCGGACTGAAAATAAAAATTCGCTGCTTTCCGGTGCAAAATTTCAGATTGCCTGTGATGTGAAAAATCCGCTTTGCGGCAAACAGGGTGCAACTTACATATTTGGACCACAAAAAGGTGTGACGGAAGAGCAGAAGTCTAAGGTCGATGAGGCAATGAAACATTATGCGGATGTGACCAAAGAAAGTTTAGGCTGTGACTTTGCGGACTGTGAGGGCGCCGGTGCAGCGGGAGGACTCGGATACGCGTTCCTTTCGTATCTTGCGGGAGAATTAATACCGGGGGTGGAACTGATTTTGCAGGCAACCGGTCTGGAAGAAAAAATGAAAAATGCGGATGTTGTGGTGACCGGAGAAGGACGTCTGGATGCACAGACGGTTATGGGGAAAGCACCGGTCGGTGTTGCTGCGCTGGCAAAAAAATATAATGCGAAAGTCATCGCATTTGCAGGGAGTGTTGCACCGGAAGCTTCCGTCTGTAATCAGGCAGGGATTGACGCATTTTTCCCGATCGTAAGAGGCGTGACAACATTAGAAGAAGCAATGAAAAAAGAAAATGCAATGGAAAATATAGCCGCCACGGCAGAGCAGGTATTTCGGCTGCTGTGA
- a CDS encoding TrmH family RNA methyltransferase, which produces MINIIEIKDLDAPELQIYYNLNEAQLFHYFEPKPGIFIAESPKVIKRALDAGCVPMSFLMEKKHVKTQAKEILARCEKLQSQDIKQTDKMEAENGNSSMAAEHDIPVCTAECEIPVYIAEIEVLAKITGYQLTRGMLCAMYRPTLPSVEQICKNARRVAILENVVNPTNVGAIFRSAAALGMDAVLLTSACADPLYRRASRVSMGTVFQIPWTYFDKNACWPDGAMDVLHKLGYKTAAMALRDDSVSIDDEKMMAEEKLAIVLGTEGDGLADHTIADCDYTVKIPMTHGVDSLNVAAASAVAFWQLGMKCEQ; this is translated from the coding sequence ATGATAAATATTATAGAAATCAAAGATCTGGATGCCCCGGAGCTGCAGATTTATTACAATTTAAATGAAGCACAGCTTTTTCACTATTTTGAGCCGAAGCCGGGGATTTTCATTGCGGAAAGTCCGAAGGTGATCAAGCGTGCCTTAGATGCCGGCTGTGTGCCGATGTCATTTCTGATGGAAAAAAAGCATGTAAAGACGCAGGCAAAAGAAATTCTTGCGCGCTGCGAAAAATTACAAAGCCAGGACATCAAACAGACAGACAAGATGGAAGCAGAGAATGGAAATTCAAGCATGGCGGCGGAGCATGATATTCCAGTCTGCACAGCAGAGTGTGAGATTCCCGTCTACATTGCAGAAATCGAGGTGCTGGCAAAGATCACCGGCTATCAGCTGACACGCGGCATGCTATGTGCCATGTACCGTCCCACACTGCCTTCGGTGGAGCAGATCTGCAAGAATGCAAGGCGTGTTGCAATTTTGGAAAATGTGGTAAATCCAACAAATGTCGGAGCAATTTTCCGTTCTGCGGCGGCACTTGGAATGGATGCAGTTCTTTTGACATCAGCCTGTGCAGATCCGCTGTACCGGAGAGCAAGCCGTGTCAGCATGGGAACAGTATTCCAGATACCGTGGACATATTTTGATAAAAATGCATGCTGGCCGGACGGTGCGATGGATGTGCTGCATAAGCTGGGATATAAAACGGCGGCAATGGCACTTCGGGATGACTCCGTGAGTATAGATGATGAAAAAATGATGGCGGAGGAAAAGTTAGCAATCGTTCTCGGAACGGAAGGTGACGGACTGGCAGATCACACGATCGCAGACTGTGACTATACGGTGAAAATTCCGATGACACATGGTGTGGATTCACTGAACGTGGCGGCTGCAAGTGCGGTGGCATTCTGGCAGCTTGGGATGAAGTGCGAACAGTAA
- a CDS encoding GNAT family N-acetyltransferase produces the protein MLERIENVNEQVIKKMFLLYAESMADMEGKFKNRDEMEASYAAFLKEFIENPKQMVFVETVEKQWVCGLRAVESEPGKWFFEAVETRPGQRNRGYGKKLIRHVTEFLKGTGAKKIDCIIGKSNLS, from the coding sequence ATGTTAGAACGGATTGAAAATGTAAATGAACAGGTAATAAAAAAAATGTTTTTATTATATGCAGAATCCATGGCGGATATGGAGGGGAAATTTAAAAATCGTGATGAAATGGAGGCATCATATGCGGCGTTTTTAAAGGAGTTTATCGAAAATCCAAAGCAGATGGTGTTTGTTGAAACTGTAGAAAAACAGTGGGTATGCGGACTCAGGGCAGTTGAGTCAGAGCCGGGGAAATGGTTTTTTGAGGCAGTTGAGACGAGGCCGGGGCAGAGAAACAGAGGATATGGTAAAAAACTGATACGTCATGTAACGGAGTTTTTGAAAGGCACAGGCGCAAAAAAGATAGATTGCATTATAGGAAAAAGTAATTTATCATAA
- a CDS encoding ATP-binding cassette domain-containing protein, which translates to MSQIQVTDLTYGYEGSFDTVFENVSFGIDTDWKLGLIGRNGKGKTTFLNLLRGKYKYEGNITSSAVFDYFPYQISEKQRENCASLFLEEVKPGCEEWRVIVELGKLHADAELLYRPFKSLSHGEQTKVLLAVLFSGENDFLLIDEPTNHLDMHARECVKEYLCGKKGFILISHDRDILDACIDHVLVLNRKTIEVQSGNFSSWWENKTRMDHFAMEENEKHLKEIASLKQAAARSRKWADKNEATKIGYDPVKEHDRSGATRAYIGAKTKKMQSRVTQYERRMERKIQEKEGLLQDIEQPVSLKIMPLSYHKERLISCQELSVRYEGAEDNVLKNLTFELVQGERVFLHGENGCGKSTLIKTILQQVNIGQAGYEMKNVQQINTQQSGSSYAKLLVTDGEIRTASNLVVSYINQDTSFLRGDIRDFCRERNLEESLFFALLRQLDMERTQFEKRLEEFSEGQKKKVLIAASLMTPAHVYIWDEPLNYIDVFSRMQIEQLILRYQPTMILVDHDIRFQEKIATRVVEL; encoded by the coding sequence ATGTCACAGATTCAGGTAACAGATCTCACATATGGTTATGAGGGAAGTTTTGATACGGTTTTTGAAAACGTATCTTTTGGGATTGATACGGACTGGAAGTTAGGTCTGATCGGGAGAAATGGAAAAGGAAAAACAACTTTTTTAAATTTGCTGCGTGGAAAATATAAATATGAGGGGAATATCACATCGTCTGCAGTGTTTGATTACTTTCCATATCAGATATCTGAAAAACAAAGGGAAAATTGTGCATCCTTGTTTTTAGAAGAAGTAAAACCGGGATGTGAAGAATGGCGCGTGATCGTAGAACTTGGAAAGCTGCATGCGGATGCAGAGTTATTATACCGTCCATTTAAAAGTTTAAGTCATGGAGAGCAGACAAAAGTACTTCTTGCGGTGCTGTTTTCCGGGGAAAATGATTTTCTGCTGATCGATGAGCCAACGAATCATTTGGACATGCATGCAAGGGAATGTGTGAAAGAATATCTGTGCGGCAAAAAAGGGTTTATCCTGATATCGCATGACAGGGATATTTTAGATGCATGCATTGATCATGTACTGGTTTTAAATCGAAAGACGATCGAGGTACAGAGCGGCAATTTTTCAAGCTGGTGGGAAAACAAGACGCGGATGGATCATTTTGCGATGGAGGAAAATGAAAAACATTTGAAAGAAATCGCATCTTTAAAACAGGCGGCGGCAAGAAGCCGAAAGTGGGCGGATAAAAACGAAGCGACGAAAATAGGCTATGATCCGGTCAAAGAGCATGACCGCTCGGGTGCAACGAGAGCATATATCGGTGCCAAGACAAAAAAGATGCAGAGCCGTGTGACACAGTATGAACGCCGGATGGAGAGGAAAATACAGGAGAAAGAGGGGCTTTTGCAGGATATTGAACAGCCTGTCAGTTTAAAAATTATGCCGCTTTCCTATCATAAGGAACGTCTGATTTCCTGCCAGGAACTTTCGGTGCGGTATGAAGGTGCAGAGGACAATGTATTGAAAAATCTGACCTTTGAACTGGTGCAGGGGGAGCGTGTCTTTTTACATGGAGAAAACGGATGTGGAAAATCGACGCTGATCAAGACGATTCTGCAGCAGGTAAATATCGGACAGGCAGGTTATGAGATGAAAAATGTGCAGCAGATCAATACACAGCAGTCAGGCAGCAGTTATGCAAAATTGCTTGTGACAGACGGAGAAATCCGAACAGCTTCTAATCTGGTGGTGTCATATATTAATCAGGATACCAGCTTTCTGCGTGGTGATATCAGAGATTTTTGCAGGGAAAGAAATTTAGAAGAAAGTTTATTTTTTGCATTACTGCGCCAGCTTGACATGGAACGGACACAATTTGAGAAAAGACTCGAAGAGTTTTCGGAGGGGCAGAAGAAAAAAGTACTGATTGCCGCGAGTCTGATGACACCGGCACATGTGTACATCTGGGATGAACCGCTCAACTATATTGATGTTTTTTCAAGAATGCAGATCGAGCAGCTGATCCTTCGGTATCAGCCGACCATGATCCTTGTCGATCATGATATCAGGTTTCAGGAGAAAATCGCAACGCGTGTTGTGGAACTGTAA